In Romboutsia lituseburensis, a genomic segment contains:
- a CDS encoding Fe-S-containing hydro-lyase, with product MTSIEMPFDKEKINKLICGDLVSLSGTIYTARDAAHKRIIECINNNQSLPFDLKDQVIYYVGPTPSRPGQVIGSAGPTTSYRMDDLTIPLLEQGLKIMIGKGKRDEKIIEAIKHYNAVYLAAVGGAGAYISNSIKSCEIVAYEDLDSEAIRKLEVENLQLIVAIDSYGNNIYEKGREEYAK from the coding sequence ATGACATCTATAGAAATGCCATTTGATAAAGAAAAAATAAATAAACTTATATGTGGAGATTTAGTATCTTTAAGTGGAACTATTTATACGGCTAGAGATGCAGCTCATAAAAGAATTATAGAATGTATAAATAATAATCAAAGCCTACCTTTTGACTTAAAAGACCAAGTAATATATTATGTTGGTCCCACACCTAGTAGGCCGGGACAAGTTATTGGATCGGCAGGACCAACAACTAGTTATAGAATGGATGATCTAACTATACCATTACTTGAACAAGGATTGAAAATTATGATAGGTAAAGGCAAGAGGGATGAGAAGATAATAGAAGCTATTAAACATTATAATGCCGTATATCTTGCTGCTGTAGGTGGAGCAGGAGCTTATATATCTAATTCTATAAAATCATGTGAAATAGTAGCTTATGAAGACTTAGACTCAGAAGCTATTAGAAAATTAGAAGTTGAAAATTTACAATTAATTGTAGCTATAGACAGCTATGGAAATAACATATATGAAAAAGGGAGAGAAGAATATGCAAAATAA
- a CDS encoding NAD(P)-dependent malic enzyme, with translation MQNKDYSKLALEMHENKKGKISLESKVRVENKDDLSIAYTPGVAQPCREIHKNKENIYKYTSKGNMVAVVSDGSAVLGLGDIGAEASIPVMEGKAILFKEFAGVDAFPICLKTNEVDEIVKTVKLMEPVFGGINLEDISSPRCFEVEEKLKKELDIPVFHDDQHGTAIVVASAIINYVKLSGKSVENLEIVINGPGAAGIAIGKILLSMNVKNIIFCNLQGAISEEMEDLNWAQKNMLEVTNIRNEKGSLKDVIKDKDIFIGVSGPNMLTADMVKTMAKDSMVLAMANPIPEIMPEEAKLGGALVVGTGRSDFPNQVNNVLAFPGIFRGALDVRAKEINEEMKIAAAYAIANTILDSEITSENIIPNAFNRKVVENVANAVKEAAKQTKVNRI, from the coding sequence ATGCAAAATAAAGATTACTCGAAATTAGCACTTGAGATGCATGAAAATAAAAAGGGGAAAATTAGTTTAGAAAGTAAAGTTAGAGTTGAAAATAAAGATGATTTATCTATAGCATATACACCAGGAGTAGCACAACCTTGTAGAGAGATACATAAAAATAAAGAAAATATTTACAAGTACACTTCTAAAGGTAATATGGTAGCAGTTGTCAGTGATGGTAGTGCGGTATTAGGCCTAGGTGACATAGGTGCAGAGGCATCAATACCTGTTATGGAAGGTAAGGCTATATTATTCAAAGAGTTCGCAGGGGTAGACGCTTTTCCTATTTGTCTAAAAACAAATGAAGTAGATGAAATCGTAAAGACTGTTAAATTAATGGAACCAGTATTTGGAGGAATAAATTTAGAAGATATAAGCTCTCCTAGATGTTTTGAAGTAGAAGAAAAATTAAAAAAAGAATTAGATATACCTGTGTTTCACGATGATCAACATGGTACTGCTATAGTAGTAGCATCAGCTATAATAAACTATGTAAAATTATCAGGTAAGAGTGTAGAAAATTTAGAAATAGTAATAAATGGTCCAGGAGCAGCTGGTATAGCTATAGGAAAAATACTGCTAAGTATGAATGTAAAAAATATAATATTCTGTAATTTACAGGGTGCTATAAGTGAAGAGATGGAAGATTTAAACTGGGCTCAGAAAAATATGCTTGAAGTAACTAACATAAGAAATGAAAAAGGGTCATTAAAAGATGTTATAAAAGATAAAGATATATTTATAGGTGTCTCAGGACCTAATATGCTAACAGCAGATATGGTAAAGACTATGGCTAAAGATTCTATGGTATTAGCTATGGCAAATCCTATTCCTGAAATAATGCCAGAAGAAGCAAAATTAGGTGGTGCTCTTGTTGTTGGTACAGGACGCTCTGATTTTCCTAATCAAGTAAATAATGTTTTGGCTTTTCCTGGAATATTTAGAGGAGCTTTAGATGTAAGAGCAAAAGAAATAAATGAAGAAATGAAAATAGCTGCTGCATATGCAATAGCAAATACAATTTTAGATTCAGAAATTACATCAGAGAATATCATACCTAATGCATTTAACAGGAAAGTTGTAGAAAATGTAGCTAATGCAGTAAAAGAAGCAGCAAAACAAACAAAAGTTAATAGAATATAA
- a CDS encoding GntR family transcriptional regulator produces the protein MKEPIYKNIENYVMNLIESGELKEGDLIPSEKQLTEKFNVTRMTVRSALNNLVNGGYITRRRGVGSIVIGNNIYDNISTISGFTKEMENKGYKVSNIVITLNIVQADDILKEKLNLDENDNVWEIKRVRLANDEKVSYMVTYMPVKLFPNLTRDHCNGSLYKYIESECGYKIAMSEREVTAVLSDDEIESALDLESKEALLYIAQVCKLQNGDVFEYSHTYHYGYTLTLNAVPK, from the coding sequence ATGAAGGAACCCATATATAAGAATATAGAAAACTATGTTATGAACTTGATTGAAAGTGGAGAGCTAAAAGAGGGCGATTTAATACCATCAGAAAAACAATTAACTGAAAAATTTAATGTAACTAGAATGACTGTTAGATCGGCACTTAATAATTTAGTTAATGGAGGCTATATAACTAGAAGACGTGGTGTTGGAAGTATTGTAATAGGAAATAATATTTATGATAATATATCAACAATAAGTGGTTTTACTAAAGAGATGGAGAATAAAGGTTATAAGGTATCCAATATAGTTATTACATTAAATATAGTCCAAGCTGATGATATACTTAAAGAAAAATTAAATTTAGATGAAAATGATAACGTTTGGGAAATAAAAAGAGTAAGATTGGCTAATGATGAAAAAGTATCTTACATGGTTACGTACATGCCTGTTAAATTATTCCCAAATCTAACGAGAGATCATTGTAATGGATCTTTATATAAATACATAGAATCTGAATGTGGATATAAAATTGCAATGTCTGAAAGAGAAGTTACAGCAGTTTTATCAGATGATGAAATAGAAAGTGCATTAGATTTAGAATCTAAAGAAGCCTTACTATATATAGCTCAAGTATGCAAATTACAAAATGGAGATGTTTTTGAGTACTCACATACATATCATTATGGGTATACACTTACATTAAATGCAGTTCCAAAGTAA
- a CDS encoding PTS sugar transporter subunit IIC, protein MEKLMAFMERYLVPIAAKVGSQRHLVAVRDGFVAMIPVTMVGAFGTLIKNLPVKSYQAFLTDTSIGQSIAALGGNLWWGSLAAMSLFLVVSVAYYLAKSYEGNELQAGLIALCGFLIVSPQVASITPEGATEAIVGWGFIPWGYISTNALFTAMIVAIVSTELYVRLSKVSWLTIKMPDGVPPAVSRSFAKLLPGVIALFVIGIIGVLVSNLSGGLFINDLLSQYLAKPLTGIADSLGGTIFVALFIHVLWIFGLHGANIALPAVEPILMELGGKNAELAAQGATQGYHVFAGAFLDAFVYLGGSGMILGLIIALIIAGRRRKDMIALGGPPACFNISEPMIFGMPIVLNPIYMIPFVLAPVICATVAYMAISSGLVPPVIMAKIPWITPPVFGAIMATGSIKGGILAAVNLLISVVVYLPFVVAEGRMEKKKLAEQKAN, encoded by the coding sequence ATGGAAAAACTAATGGCTTTCATGGAAAGATATTTAGTTCCAATCGCAGCAAAAGTAGGCTCGCAGAGACACTTAGTAGCAGTAAGAGATGGATTTGTTGCAATGATACCTGTAACTATGGTAGGTGCATTTGGAACACTTATAAAAAACTTACCCGTTAAATCATATCAAGCATTTTTAACGGATACATCGATAGGGCAATCGATAGCAGCATTAGGTGGAAACCTATGGTGGGGATCACTTGCTGCGATGTCTTTATTTTTAGTAGTATCAGTAGCTTATTACTTAGCGAAATCATATGAAGGAAATGAATTACAAGCAGGTCTTATAGCATTATGTGGATTTTTAATAGTATCTCCTCAAGTAGCATCAATAACACCAGAAGGTGCAACTGAAGCTATAGTAGGCTGGGGATTCATACCTTGGGGATATATTTCAACTAATGCATTATTTACAGCAATGATAGTAGCTATAGTTTCTACGGAATTATATGTTAGATTATCTAAAGTATCTTGGTTAACAATTAAGATGCCAGATGGTGTACCACCAGCAGTATCAAGATCTTTTGCAAAATTATTACCAGGTGTAATAGCATTATTTGTAATAGGTATTATAGGAGTATTAGTAAGCAACTTATCTGGCGGATTATTTATAAATGATTTATTATCTCAATATTTAGCAAAACCTCTAACAGGAATAGCGGATTCACTAGGAGGTACAATATTCGTTGCATTATTTATACATGTATTATGGATATTTGGATTACATGGTGCAAATATAGCACTTCCAGCAGTAGAACCAATTTTAATGGAATTAGGTGGAAAAAATGCTGAGTTAGCTGCTCAAGGAGCAACTCAAGGATATCACGTATTTGCAGGAGCTTTCCTAGATGCATTTGTATACTTAGGTGGTTCAGGTATGATACTTGGATTAATAATAGCATTAATAATAGCAGGTAGAAGACGTAAAGATATGATAGCTTTAGGTGGACCACCAGCATGCTTTAATATAAGTGAGCCAATGATATTTGGTATGCCAATCGTATTAAACCCAATATATATGATACCTTTTGTTTTAGCACCAGTTATATGTGCAACTGTTGCATATATGGCTATATCATCAGGATTAGTACCACCAGTTATAATGGCAAAAATACCTTGGATAACTCCACCAGTATTTGGAGCTATAATGGCTACAGGAAGTATAAAAGGAGGAATATTAGCAGCAGTTAACTTATTGATATCTGTTGTTGTATACTTACCATTTGTAGTTGCAGAAGGAAGAATGGAAAAAAAGAAATTAGCTGAGCAAAAAGCTAACTAA
- a CDS encoding 6-phospho-beta-glucosidase — protein sequence MKKGLKVVTIGGGSSYTPELVEGFIKRYKELPVSELWLVDVEAGREKLEIVGNLAKRMIKKAGLDIDIHLTLDRREALKNADFVTTQLRVGLLDARIKDESIPLKHGVIGQETNGAGGLFKALRTVPVILDIVRDIEELCPNAWLINFTNPAGIITETVFRYTNFKNYIGLCNVPIGMKNGIAKEFEVDSKRIQMNFAGLNHMVYGLNVSLDGEDVTEEAIEKFTNSKITMQNIKAIDFNAEFIKALGVIPCPYHKYYYKTKEMLDDELQEFAKGKARGQVVKELEDQLFELYKDENLDIKPPQLEKRGGAYYSDAACNLISSIYNDKGDIQVVNTLNNGAIRNFKDDQTVEVSSIITANGPKPLAIGYLPDSVDGLVRQIKSFELLAAKAAVYGDYETALLALSTNPLIPSDDLAKTILDEMMQAHKEYLPQFK from the coding sequence ATGAAAAAAGGACTTAAAGTAGTGACAATAGGTGGTGGTTCTAGTTATACACCAGAACTTGTAGAAGGTTTTATAAAAAGATATAAAGAACTTCCTGTATCAGAACTTTGGTTAGTTGATGTAGAAGCAGGTCGTGAAAAACTAGAAATAGTAGGTAATCTTGCTAAAAGAATGATAAAAAAAGCTGGATTAGATATAGACATACATCTAACATTAGACAGAAGAGAAGCTTTAAAGAATGCAGACTTTGTAACAACTCAATTACGAGTAGGCCTTTTAGATGCTAGGATAAAAGATGAAAGTATACCTTTAAAGCATGGTGTTATTGGTCAAGAAACTAATGGCGCTGGAGGGCTTTTCAAAGCATTAAGAACTGTTCCTGTAATATTAGATATAGTTAGAGATATAGAAGAATTATGTCCTAATGCATGGCTTATAAACTTTACAAATCCTGCGGGGATAATAACTGAAACTGTATTTAGATATACAAATTTCAAAAACTATATAGGTTTATGTAATGTTCCTATAGGAATGAAAAATGGAATAGCAAAAGAATTTGAAGTAGATAGCAAAAGAATTCAAATGAACTTTGCAGGTCTTAACCATATGGTATATGGATTAAATGTATCTTTAGATGGTGAAGATGTTACAGAAGAAGCAATAGAAAAGTTTACGAATTCTAAAATAACTATGCAAAATATAAAAGCAATAGATTTTAATGCAGAGTTTATAAAGGCTTTAGGAGTAATACCTTGTCCTTATCATAAATACTACTATAAGACTAAAGAAATGTTAGACGATGAACTACAGGAATTTGCTAAAGGAAAAGCAAGAGGTCAAGTAGTCAAAGAATTAGAAGATCAATTATTTGAATTATATAAGGATGAAAATTTAGATATAAAACCACCACAGTTAGAAAAAAGAGGTGGAGCATATTATAGTGATGCAGCGTGTAATCTAATAAGCTCTATATATAATGATAAGGGTGATATACAGGTTGTAAATACTTTAAATAATGGAGCGATCAGAAATTTTAAAGATGATCAAACAGTAGAGGTAAGTAGTATAATAACTGCAAATGGTCCAAAGCCATTAGCTATAGGATATTTACCTGACTCTGTTGATGGTTTAGTGAGACAAATAAAATCATTTGAACTTTTAGCTGCTAAAGCAGCAGTTTATGGAGACTATGAAACGGCACTTTTAGCTCTTAGTACAAATCCTTTAATACCATCAGATGACTTAGCAAAAACAATATTAGATGAGATGATGCAAGCTCATAAAGAGTATTTACCACAATTTAAATAA
- a CDS encoding PTS lactose/cellobiose transporter subunit IIA: protein MDEKIIEISFNIIAHAGDAKGLAFEAIREAKEGNIEAARECIKKSKEGMVVAHRFQTELIQNEASGNKTEMSVILVHAQDHLMNAMNFQQLAEEFIDLYERLEK, encoded by the coding sequence ATGGATGAAAAAATAATAGAAATATCTTTTAATATAATAGCTCATGCAGGGGATGCTAAGGGATTAGCTTTTGAGGCAATAAGAGAAGCTAAAGAAGGCAATATAGAAGCTGCGAGAGAATGTATAAAAAAATCAAAAGAAGGAATGGTTGTAGCACATAGATTCCAAACTGAATTAATTCAAAATGAAGCAAGTGGTAATAAAACTGAAATGAGTGTTATATTAGTTCACGCTCAAGACCATCTTATGAATGCTATGAATTTCCAACAATTAGCTGAAGAATTTATAGATTTATATGAAAGATTAGAAAAATAA
- a CDS encoding S1 RNA-binding domain-containing protein, whose amino-acid sequence MIKIGDYNKLEVKRKTDFGYFLDGKTNNTNDDILLHNRLLNKNTINVGDTVDAFIYIDSEGRKAATLVPTKAKVNEIAYLKVVAHTKIGSFIDIGLQKDILVPFKSKTYDLEKGCRYPFFIYLDKTGRLAATTDIDSYLTTDHEYNVSDKVSGVVYGFQTNNSAMICVDNKYAGVILHNEYFNELKIGDNLEDLTIIKIYEDGKLGLSPRSGRKEELDSLETKIMNYLEGSDGSMRFNDKSTPEEISTVFNTSKKNFKRTLGVLMKKGLISQDENGTHLK is encoded by the coding sequence TTGATAAAAATAGGTGATTACAATAAACTAGAAGTAAAAAGAAAAACTGATTTCGGTTACTTCCTAGATGGTAAAACAAATAATACAAATGACGATATACTACTTCACAACAGATTACTTAACAAAAACACAATCAATGTAGGTGATACTGTAGATGCATTTATATACATAGACTCTGAAGGTAGAAAAGCAGCTACTCTTGTACCTACAAAGGCTAAAGTAAATGAAATTGCATACTTAAAGGTTGTTGCTCATACTAAAATAGGTAGCTTTATAGATATAGGTCTACAAAAAGATATTTTAGTTCCTTTTAAATCTAAAACATATGATTTAGAAAAAGGATGTAGATATCCTTTCTTTATATACCTAGATAAAACTGGAAGACTTGCTGCTACAACAGATATCGATAGCTACCTTACAACTGATCACGAGTATAATGTATCTGATAAGGTTTCAGGGGTAGTTTACGGTTTCCAAACGAATAATTCAGCTATGATTTGTGTAGATAACAAATACGCTGGTGTTATCCTTCACAATGAATACTTTAATGAGCTAAAAATAGGTGATAATTTAGAAGATTTAACTATTATAAAGATATATGAAGACGGAAAACTTGGACTTTCTCCTAGATCAGGTAGAAAGGAAGAACTTGATTCTTTAGAAACAAAAATAATGAACTACCTTGAAGGTTCAGATGGATCTATGAGATTTAATGATAAATCAACACCTGAAGAAATAAGCACAGTTTTCAATACAAGTAAGAAAAACTTTAAACGTACTCTTGGAGTATTAATGAAAAAAGGATTAATATCTCAAGACGAAAATGGTACACACTTAAAGTAA
- a CDS encoding GntR family transcriptional regulator, with product MEIVDKSSTTPLHIQLSSIIKKMIETGELKEGDSIIPERELCNMQNVSRMTVNKAIVGLVSEGLLYRVQGKGTFVAKNKKKYQFRSVKGFTDVMKEKGINIRTDILSFEMEVPSELIKKKLNIDNEETNVYKVIRLRYMDGEPFGLETVYLSEDTCKGFTKKMIDNNSLYKMLSENYNYKIQKAEQTMEPIMLSEEECNILDAEDGTLALKIQRNSYNADNQPIEYTISIFRSDKYQYELILSE from the coding sequence ATGGAAATAGTAGATAAAAGCAGCACAACACCTTTACATATTCAACTTAGCTCTATAATAAAAAAGATGATAGAAACTGGAGAACTAAAAGAAGGTGATTCTATAATCCCAGAACGAGAGCTATGTAATATGCAAAATGTAAGTCGTATGACTGTAAATAAAGCAATTGTAGGTCTAGTATCAGAAGGTTTATTATATAGAGTTCAAGGCAAAGGAACTTTTGTTGCAAAGAACAAAAAGAAATACCAATTTAGAAGTGTAAAAGGGTTTACAGATGTAATGAAAGAAAAAGGTATAAATATAAGAACTGATATATTATCTTTTGAAATGGAAGTACCGAGTGAATTAATAAAGAAAAAATTAAATATAGATAATGAAGAAACAAATGTTTATAAGGTTATAAGACTAAGGTATATGGATGGAGAACCTTTTGGATTAGAAACAGTATACTTGTCAGAAGATACATGCAAAGGTTTTACTAAAAAAATGATAGACAATAATTCACTTTATAAAATGCTAAGTGAAAATTATAATTACAAAATCCAAAAAGCAGAGCAAACCATGGAACCAATAATGTTGTCAGAAGAAGAGTGCAATATATTGGATGCAGAAGATGGAACTTTAGCACTTAAAATACAAAGAAACTCATACAATGCAGATAATCAGCCTATAGAATATACAATCTCAATATTTAGAAGTGATAAATATCAGTATGAATTAATACTAAGTGAATAG